The genomic segment TTCTTTTTCGGCTTCTATTTGAGTGAGATCTATGTGCTGGACTTTCCACGCGTCGCTTAACGCTGCAAACAGAACCTTCCGCTCCAGGATGTTTTCTTCAACCAGCACCTGGGGCAGTGTTTTCTTTTGTGCGCGCGCGCGTTCCTCCGCTGAAACCAGCGCCGCCTCTTCGGCGAGCGACTGCCCGGTCAGGATCTCGATTATCGTGCGTCTTCTTGAAATGCCTTCTTTAGCCATAAGCCGTATATTATTACATATCAAGTTTACCATAAATAAGCCGCGTGCCCAAATGGGGTTGACGCGGGTTTGCGATCCGGCATATTCTGACTGAAATCATCGGGACAGCCGGCTCGCGGGAAAGGGGCGGGTTCAGTCTGAAAATTCCAGCCGGTCGCCTTTTTTCAGCCCGCCGCACGACCCGGAGGCCAGCTCCAGCACGCACCCGGCTCCGAACACCAGCGGCGAAATGCGCCACGGCGGCATCCGGTCGGAAAGATAGAGGATCCTGTTGTTTTTGTCCAGAAACACCGCCGCGATGGGAAATTTCATGAAAAAGGTGTGGATCTGGGCGCAGGGTTTTATCAGCAGGCTTTCACCCGGCTTGAGGCCGCTCCGTCCCAGCAGGCCTTTGGAGCGGGACGAAAGAGTGAACGCCGTTTTTACGTCCGTGGAAAGTACGGCGCCGTTAGCCGAGCATTTCATCTGATAATTGCCACGCGGCCGTTCGTTTTTCCGCCGCTGGTCTCCACCCTGAACACATACACGCCGCTGGCGACAGGATTGCCGCTTTCGTTCGTGCCGTCCCACGACATGGTGTACAGGGTTTTTATCAGTTCGCCGTTAATGTTGTAAATCTTGATTTTCGGTTCCGCGCCGTTTATTGAATCAGGCACCAGAAAAGTCAGCATCTGTCCGCGCGCCGGCCGGAACGGGTTGGGAAACGCCGTGGCTTTGCCTTCGGCGTGGCTGTCGGTTTTGGTGCCGGTGACTGCCAGCCGCAGGGTTTTATAATTGTTTAGCCGACCGTAGCCGTAATCGAGGCTGAAAGGCGCGCCGGCGGGATCCGCGCCGGTTTCCAGCCAGTTGGTTATCGCGGCGGTGGAGGCGGCCGGTCTGGCCGCAAGCAGAAGCGCCGCCAGGCCCGTCACAAAAGGCGCCGCCATGCTGGTCCCGCTCATCTGGACGTAGCCGCCTTCCGCGTTGAGGCTGGTAATGTAATCGCCCGGCGCGGTTACGCCAAGCTGGGCTCCGCGCGCCGAAAAATCGCACACTATGCCGCTGGGATCCAGCGCGCCTACGGCTATCACGCCCGGAATACGCGCGGGGCACATCACCGCTTTGCCGACCACGCTGTCCGGCGTAAGGTAATTGCCTGCCGCCGCCACAATCACCACATTGCGGGCTAACGCGTAATCCACTGCGTTGCGCAGGGTGATCGAGCAGGGGTCGGTCAGGCTGGAGGGCGTATCGCCCAGACTCATGTTCACTACGGCGCGCCGGCCGGTGTTCTGGGCCAGATCGGCCACATACTGCAGACCCGCCGCGATGGCGCTGTTCGGCGTGGACTGGCAGTTTTGAAAGTTGCTCTGGAAAAGCCGCACCGAAACCACTTCGCCGTTCCACGCCACTCCGGCCACGCCGGTGTTGTTATTTGTGTCGGCGGCGGCGATTCCGGCGACGTGCGAGCCGTGGCCCTCGCAGTCGGTGGGCGGATTTTCCGCATACTGCGTGTTGTCGTTAAGCACGTCAAAACGGATATTGCTGCCTGCTGAAACCCTGCCCGCGATATCGGGGTGCGAGGCCGCTATGCCGGTGTCCAGAATGGCGATGATGGTGTCGGTCGAACCCGTCTGGTATTCCCAGCCCGCGGCCGCGCTTATGGCCGCCAGCCCGGGCTGCGCGTTGAAATACGGATCGTTGGGCACTGCGCTTTTATTGTAAATCCGGTCCGGTTCGGCCGCCGCGACCCAGGGCTGGGTGCTTAGTGCGGCGATCCCGTCGGCGACTTTCATGTTTTCCGGCAGCACCACGCGGATAAAAGCGAGTTTTTCCATCCAGATGTCGCGGCGCATGCCCAGCGCTGCCAGACCGGCGTCAGCCTGCGCCAGCGTGCCGGCTGCGCTGAGAGTAACGTTCACCCGTTCTGCGGCTACCCGCACTGTCCGCACGCCGGAAAGCGGGCTCGCATACTCCTCTATTTTCAGGCCGGCGCAGAACCCGCGCGCGCACGGCAGCAATAAGGCCGCGAGTATAAGCAGTTTTCTTTTCATTTCGCACCGCCGTCGCATGTGCCGCCGGGACAGAGTTTCTCAAGCGTGTCGCCCGCGAGCCTGCGTACTGTGCCGCGCAAGCCGGGCCGCGATAGCTTTACGCTGTCCGGTTCGTACAGCCTGTAGTAACTTTTCCCGGTTTTGGAATTGGTGATTTTCAGCGTCATGAACTCAACCGCCAGCGCGCCGTCAAACAGTACGGTGGTTTTGAATCTGTTGGGCTTAAGTACGCGTACGGCGGTGACGCATATGCCGTCCGCTTTAGCCATGCAGTCCTTCACCGCGGCCGCGGATGCCGCACCCGCGCCGGTTTTTAAAGCCTGAGCCGCCGCATGGTATGCTTCGGAACTGGCCAGCGTTATTTCCGGGTATTGCCGGCCTGATTTGGCGCAGTAGACCGGGAAAACCGGCGCGCCGTTTTCCAGCCGCGCTCCAAGCACGGTTATGCTGCCGCCGGAAACCGAAAAAACCATTTCCGCGGGTTCTTTTCCTGAACCCGTGGCGCCGGCCCGCACTTCCATGCTCCAGCCTGGCTGAGGGCCGGTTGCCAGAACCGCCGCCAGTCCGCAAACCGCCGCAATCAAAGTCTGCCGGAATGTTTTTGTCATCTTAAAACAGCGCGGACGCGGTTTCGCGCCGCGTCCGCTCCGATATAATCGGGGTCAGACCCGCTCTACATAAGAGCCGTCGCGCGTGTCAACGCGGATGGTGTCGCCTTCGTTGACGAACAGCGGCACTTTCACTTCCGCTCCGCTTTCCAGCGTGGCGGGTTTGGTCATGTTGGAAACGGAATCGCCTTTCACGCCCGGCACCGTGCTGGAAACCTTGAGCTCCACCTTGATCGGCAGGAGAATGTTAAAGAAGCCGCCGTTGATGTAAAGCCCCTCCACCTGCATGTTCTCCACGAGGTATTTTACCGTGTCGCCCAGTTGGTCGGTGCTGATTTCAAGCTGTTCGTATGATTCGTTATTCATGAACACCGCTTTCCCGCCGTTGGTGTACATATAAACCAGAGAATGTTTCTCCACGTCCACTTCCTTGAATTTGTCTTCGGGACGGAAAGTGTCTTCCACCACCGCGCCCGAGGCCAGATTGCGGCATTTTACGCGCACCACCGCCCGCGCCTGAGATTTGCGGTGGTTCTGGTAATGCAGGATCTCCAGGATGTTGCCGTGGCTGTCCTCGATTAACATCCCTTCGCGGAATTCTGACGTTGATATCATTAGCGTTGCTCCGTTTGTTTTTTTATAGATTTTTACAAACCGTATCTGTCGGGTCCTGCCGGCGCCGGCTGCTCGCCGGGTATCATTGCCATTGCTTTGAGCGCGGCTATGCGGTTTTTTATGGGCGGGTGCGTGCAGAACAGATTGGCCAGAACCCCTTCGCCGTCGCTGAAACTCGCTCCGCGCGGGTCTTCAATGCACATGTGCGCCACGCCCTGTCCGATCGAGCGGGTCGGCGTGACCGAAGCGTGTATTTTCTGCAAAGCGGCGATCAGCGACACGGGATCGCGCGTGAATTCCGCCGCCGTCGCGTCGGCCAGATACTCGCGCTTGCGCGAAATGGCCATTGCCATGATACGCACCAGTATAGGCGCGAGAATGATCAGGACCAGCCAGATCACGAACAGGATGATCATGAGCTGGCCGCCGCCTCCGCCGCTGTTGCTGTCGCGGCGGCTGCCGCGTCCGCCCCGTCCGTAAAAAAGCATCCGGCTGGTATAGTCCGACAGCAGAACCAGCGCTCCGCCCAGCGCGGCGACCGTGGTCATCAGCCGGATATCGAGATTGTGGATATGGCTCATCTCATGGGCGACTACGGCCTGCAGTTCGTTGCGGTTGAGCGTTTTCAGCAGCCCTTCCGTTACGGCGATGCAGGCGTCGCTTTCGCCGAACCCGGTGGCGAAAGCATTGGGGTCCGGGTCGGGCACGATATAGACTTTCGGCATCGGCCGGCCCGAAGCGATGCTCATTTCCGACACCACGTTGATCAACTGCTTTTCCGACGGCAGGCCCGCGTCCGCCCTGCGCGCGCTGGCGCTGCGCAGCACCATGCCCGTGCCGTTGCTGTAGCTGTTGAGGAGAAACCCGCCCGCCACAAGCAGCGCGATGACGGTCGCGAACGGAAACGACTCGCCGGGCCCCTGCCGCCGCGGCTGGGAGTAGCGGTTGTTGTACAGGCCGGACTGCTCGTATCGGGTTGCGCCGGCCTGGCTGAGCTGTTCCAGCCCCGGTACGGGAAACCTGAAAAGAAAAACGTCGGCGCCCAGCCCGATGAACGCGAACAGCAGCGCAAACGCGGCCATGATAAGCCAGGTGTCGCGTCTGTTCGCGGCCTGCTGTTCGTAAATGTTCATCGCGCCGGGATCCGCAATTTAGACCGCAAGGTCAACTGTTACGTTTTCCCGCTCCGCCTCGTTTTCGATTTCAAACAGTTCGGCCGGAGTAAAACCCATCGCGCCCGCGATCAGGTTTGTAGGGAACACCTGCTGCTTTGTGTTGAACTTGGTGGACAGATCGTTGTAAAACTGCCGCGAAAACGCCACCTTGTTTTCCGTGGATTTCAGTTCCTCCATCAGGCTGCTCACGTTCTGGTGCGCTTTAAGGTCCGGGTAGGCTTCCACAACCGCGAGCAGTTTGCCCAGCGCGCCCGTAAGCTGGCCTTCCGCCGCGCCCATCTGCCCGATGCTGCCGCCTTTGCCGGCGTCAATGGCGGCGGCGCGCGCTTTCATGACTTTTTCCAGCGTGTCCTGCTCGAACTTCATTTCGCCTTTGACCGAGTTGACCAGGTTGGGTATGAGGTCGTGCCGCCGCTTGAGCTGCACGTCAATCTGTTTGAACGCGTTTTTCACGTCGTTGCGCAGTTTGACAAGCCCGTTGTATATGCCTATCAGCACGAACGCGGCGACAATGATCACCGCCAGTAATATAATAGCCATTTTCTTTTCCTCTCCTTGGATTATTTAGTGAGAACTTCCCGGCCTTTGGCGGTGATGAGCACCGTGTCCTCAATGCGTACGCCAAATTTCCCCGGCAGATAGATGCCCGGCTCGATAGTGA from the Elusimicrobiaceae bacterium genome contains:
- a CDS encoding S8 family serine peptidase, which gives rise to MKRKLLILAALLLPCARGFCAGLKIEEYASPLSGVRTVRVAAERVNVTLSAAGTLAQADAGLAALGMRRDIWMEKLAFIRVVLPENMKVADGIAALSTQPWVAAAEPDRIYNKSAVPNDPYFNAQPGLAAISAAAGWEYQTGSTDTIIAILDTGIAASHPDIAGRVSAGSNIRFDVLNDNTQYAENPPTDCEGHGSHVAGIAAADTNNNTGVAGVAWNGEVVSVRLFQSNFQNCQSTPNSAIAAGLQYVADLAQNTGRRAVVNMSLGDTPSSLTDPCSITLRNAVDYALARNVVIVAAAGNYLTPDSVVGKAVMCPARIPGVIAVGALDPSGIVCDFSARGAQLGVTAPGDYITSLNAEGGYVQMSGTSMAAPFVTGLAALLLAARPAASTAAITNWLETGADPAGAPFSLDYGYGRLNNYKTLRLAVTGTKTDSHAEGKATAFPNPFRPARGQMLTFLVPDSINGAEPKIKIYNINGELIKTLYTMSWDGTNESGNPVASGVYVFRVETSGGKTNGRVAIIR
- a CDS encoding M48 family metallopeptidase gives rise to the protein MNIYEQQAANRRDTWLIMAAFALLFAFIGLGADVFLFRFPVPGLEQLSQAGATRYEQSGLYNNRYSQPRRQGPGESFPFATVIALLVAGGFLLNSYSNGTGMVLRSASARRADAGLPSEKQLINVVSEMSIASGRPMPKVYIVPDPDPNAFATGFGESDACIAVTEGLLKTLNRNELQAVVAHEMSHIHNLDIRLMTTVAALGGALVLLSDYTSRMLFYGRGGRGSRRDSNSGGGGGQLMIILFVIWLVLIILAPILVRIMAMAISRKREYLADATAAEFTRDPVSLIAALQKIHASVTPTRSIGQGVAHMCIEDPRGASFSDGEGVLANLFCTHPPIKNRIAALKAMAMIPGEQPAPAGPDRYGL
- a CDS encoding LemA family protein; the encoded protein is MAIILLAVIIVAAFVLIGIYNGLVKLRNDVKNAFKQIDVQLKRRHDLIPNLVNSVKGEMKFEQDTLEKVMKARAAAIDAGKGGSIGQMGAAEGQLTGALGKLLAVVEAYPDLKAHQNVSSLMEELKSTENKVAFSRQFYNDLSTKFNTKQQVFPTNLIAGAMGFTPAELFEIENEAERENVTVDLAV
- a CDS encoding DUF192 domain-containing protein; this translates as MKCSANGAVLSTDVKTAFTLSSRSKGLLGRSGLKPGESLLIKPCAQIHTFFMKFPIAAVFLDKNNRILYLSDRMPPWRISPLVFGAGCVLELASGSCGGLKKGDRLEFSD
- the efp gene encoding elongation factor P, producing MISTSEFREGMLIEDSHGNILEILHYQNHRKSQARAVVRVKCRNLASGAVVEDTFRPEDKFKEVDVEKHSLVYMYTNGGKAVFMNNESYEQLEISTDQLGDTVKYLVENMQVEGLYINGGFFNILLPIKVELKVSSTVPGVKGDSVSNMTKPATLESGAEVKVPLFVNEGDTIRVDTRDGSYVERV